In a genomic window of Microterricola viridarii:
- a CDS encoding TetR/AcrR family transcriptional regulator: MGTEESPQPETEPVSQRRRGPYAATAARRADLARAALASFAEHGHERASLRDIAARADMTHAALLRHFSGKDELLLAALTQHEQDEEDLAARIAESRLPAEKILSTVLREEFSEADYQRNWMALVVAATNPTHPAHEFFMGRRERMRTRFTGTVLTTSRDSASISADEKVTLALAMMDGLRIQVLMDPTRDVLAVLEVFMKLIASPEEHGHSTTPTEK, encoded by the coding sequence ATGGGAACCGAGGAATCTCCCCAACCCGAGACTGAGCCGGTCAGCCAGCGACGGCGCGGGCCGTACGCCGCGACAGCGGCGCGACGCGCAGACCTCGCGCGCGCCGCGCTCGCCAGCTTCGCTGAGCATGGCCACGAACGCGCATCCCTGAGGGACATCGCCGCCCGCGCTGATATGACTCATGCGGCGCTGCTACGTCATTTCTCGGGCAAGGATGAGTTGCTTCTCGCCGCGCTCACCCAGCATGAGCAGGACGAGGAAGATCTCGCGGCACGGATTGCAGAGTCGCGCCTGCCCGCCGAGAAGATCTTGAGTACGGTGCTCCGCGAAGAATTCTCGGAAGCCGACTATCAGCGAAACTGGATGGCGCTCGTGGTCGCGGCGACCAATCCCACCCATCCTGCGCACGAATTCTTCATGGGGCGGCGCGAGCGCATGCGAACGCGCTTTACCGGCACGGTTCTGACGACTTCACGTGACAGTGCAAGCATTTCGGCCGATGAGAAGGTGACTCTTGCCCTAGCCATGATGGACGGGCTTCGAATTCAGGTTTTGATGGACCCGACGCGCGACGTCTTGGCTGTGCTCGAGGTGTTCATGAAGCTCATCGCGAGCCCCGAAGAACACGGGCACTCTACGACGCCTACAGAGAAGTAA
- a CDS encoding ABC transporter substrate-binding protein, whose translation MSNSRTDRQRKLAVLSAAVLTAALALTGCSPSAEPMKPAASGAPVVVEKDLSLAAFSAPNSLDPAQLVDGQQMFVWSSVLDTLLRKDPDTGSTIPGAAEAWEYNSDGTELTLSLREGMTFSSGDPVNAEAVVKTLDRSRITPGNIQGRLSRIESVSATDDLTVVIKLTAFDPQLIDNLSSGPGAIGDPATMDQERTATDPIGSGPFILDVAKTVPGSSYVLTKRDEYWDAENVPFSTLTVKVIQDPTASFNALQSGEINASTVQSQMVSQLNPDDFTITENQAVATTILNILDRGGEKWPALGDQRVRQAINLAIDRKGIVKALYSGVGLETAQLPSPYGAIYDESLNKTYVYDPKAGRALVEEAGFAGETFQIPSTFLTGTIEPVLSQAFTDIGLNLEWVTVPPQQAQSAARSGDYGLYFQILGFNSDAADIATTIAVDNVGNPRNYTDPTLDALFAEINSTVDFEEALPAYKELNEYVVDQALVAPVVFSGTTWATGDGISYVGKANTLSTIRQFAVTE comes from the coding sequence ATGTCGAATTCCCGAACGGATCGCCAGCGTAAGTTGGCAGTCCTGTCGGCTGCGGTTCTCACCGCGGCCCTCGCGCTGACCGGATGTTCACCGTCCGCGGAACCCATGAAGCCCGCAGCAAGCGGCGCACCGGTCGTTGTGGAGAAGGACCTCTCACTCGCTGCGTTCTCCGCTCCGAACTCCTTGGACCCCGCTCAACTGGTTGACGGACAGCAGATGTTCGTGTGGTCCTCTGTGCTCGACACTCTTCTGCGGAAGGATCCCGACACCGGCTCGACCATCCCGGGCGCCGCGGAAGCCTGGGAGTACAACTCAGACGGCACAGAGCTGACGCTCTCGCTTCGTGAAGGAATGACTTTCAGTTCGGGTGACCCGGTGAACGCGGAGGCAGTCGTGAAGACGCTTGACCGCTCGCGGATCACCCCCGGCAACATTCAGGGGCGCCTCTCGAGAATTGAAAGCGTGAGCGCAACAGACGACCTCACCGTGGTCATCAAGCTCACCGCTTTCGACCCGCAGCTCATCGACAACCTCTCATCAGGACCAGGTGCCATCGGCGATCCCGCCACAATGGACCAGGAGCGCACCGCGACAGATCCGATAGGTTCCGGCCCGTTCATCCTTGACGTGGCGAAGACGGTTCCGGGCAGCAGCTACGTTCTGACCAAGCGCGACGAATACTGGGACGCGGAAAACGTGCCGTTCTCCACGCTCACGGTCAAGGTAATCCAAGATCCAACGGCCTCGTTCAATGCCTTGCAGTCCGGTGAGATCAATGCATCCACCGTTCAATCGCAGATGGTCAGTCAGCTGAACCCGGATGATTTCACCATCACTGAAAACCAAGCTGTAGCGACGACCATCCTCAACATCCTCGACCGTGGCGGTGAGAAATGGCCAGCCCTCGGCGATCAGCGAGTGCGCCAGGCAATCAACCTTGCTATCGACCGCAAGGGCATCGTGAAGGCGCTCTATAGCGGAGTCGGTCTTGAGACGGCGCAGCTGCCCAGCCCCTACGGCGCGATCTACGACGAGTCGCTCAACAAGACCTATGTTTACGATCCCAAGGCGGGTCGTGCGCTTGTAGAGGAAGCGGGCTTCGCTGGCGAGACATTCCAGATCCCCAGCACGTTCCTGACTGGCACGATCGAGCCCGTACTTTCGCAGGCCTTTACTGACATCGGCCTGAACCTCGAGTGGGTGACCGTGCCGCCTCAGCAGGCTCAATCTGCCGCTCGTTCGGGAGACTACGGACTCTACTTCCAGATTCTAGGCTTCAACTCAGACGCGGCGGATATTGCCACAACCATTGCTGTCGACAACGTCGGAAACCCCCGCAACTACACTGACCCGACGCTTGATGCGCTCTTTGCTGAAATCAATTCAACGGTTGATTTCGAGGAAGCATTGCCGGCGTACAAGGAGCTCAACGAGTACGTCGTAGACCAGGCTCTCGTCGCTCCGGTCGTCTTCAGCGGAACCACGTGGGCGACCGGCGACGGAATCTCCTATGTGGGCAAGGCGAACACCCTGTCCACGATCCGTCAGTTCGCGGTCACCGAATAG
- a CDS encoding MFS transporter: MSGSYVAWLMVANFGASLAMMVPLAYGLALRISELAPGHEEVLGYVTGSAQLVYIILSPMVGLWSDRTRSRLGRRTPFIFLGTAIGIVGLLIIGLAPAIPIIALGWVLGMTGWSMSGAAIQTLQADKLPEEQRGKVSALTSLTTQIAPVVGIGIAYAVSSNTLLVFLVPGLIGALLLVLLPVFKPEGSSRDFVSTSDVTLKKIVTSYGFSPRKYPDFAWNWLGRFVFFIGLYFNTTFGTFFYAQRLDLPVREVAGVVTTIGMIGIVAAAAGAILGGFLSDKLRRRRLFVVVAAALFVCGAVTEAFAWSLAPLIAGAVLMQLAIAVFATVDQAIVFAILPDRAEAGRYLAIVAFAQKIPSAIAPLIAPLIIMIGAVGVEKNYTLLYLAGAAFALIGGLVIMFKVKSVR, from the coding sequence GTGAGTGGCAGCTACGTCGCGTGGTTGATGGTGGCGAACTTCGGTGCCTCGCTCGCGATGATGGTTCCGCTGGCGTATGGCCTTGCGCTGCGCATCTCGGAACTTGCACCTGGGCATGAAGAGGTTCTCGGCTACGTGACCGGGTCGGCTCAGTTGGTGTACATCATTCTCAGTCCGATGGTTGGGCTGTGGAGCGATAGAACGCGCTCCCGACTAGGGCGACGCACGCCCTTCATCTTCCTCGGCACTGCCATCGGAATCGTGGGCCTGCTCATCATCGGCCTAGCGCCGGCAATCCCCATAATCGCGCTCGGCTGGGTGCTCGGAATGACCGGCTGGTCGATGTCGGGTGCCGCGATTCAAACCCTTCAGGCAGACAAACTCCCCGAAGAACAGCGAGGCAAGGTCTCTGCCCTCACGAGCCTCACGACCCAGATTGCCCCGGTTGTCGGCATCGGCATCGCATATGCGGTGTCATCCAACACGCTTCTCGTGTTCCTCGTTCCTGGGCTCATCGGTGCACTCTTGTTGGTGCTGCTCCCGGTCTTCAAGCCAGAAGGCAGCTCAAGAGATTTCGTGAGCACCTCCGACGTCACCCTGAAGAAGATCGTGACAAGCTACGGCTTCAGCCCGCGCAAGTACCCTGACTTCGCGTGGAACTGGCTCGGACGATTTGTGTTCTTCATTGGCCTGTACTTCAACACGACATTCGGTACCTTCTTCTACGCCCAGCGCCTCGATCTGCCCGTGCGTGAGGTCGCCGGTGTCGTGACCACAATCGGCATGATCGGCATCGTCGCCGCCGCAGCCGGTGCAATTCTGGGCGGGTTCCTCTCAGACAAGCTCAGACGTCGGCGACTCTTTGTCGTCGTGGCAGCAGCGCTCTTCGTCTGTGGTGCGGTCACGGAGGCATTCGCGTGGTCCTTGGCGCCGCTCATTGCCGGCGCCGTGCTCATGCAACTTGCTATCGCGGTGTTCGCAACCGTCGACCAAGCGATTGTCTTCGCTATCTTGCCTGATCGCGCCGAAGCCGGACGGTATCTAGCGATTGTCGCCTTCGCGCAGAAGATCCCGAGCGCCATCGCGCCGCTGATCGCGCCACTGATCATCATGATCGGCGCGGTCGGGGTGGAGAAGAATTACACCCTGCTGTACCTCGCCGGGGCCGCGTTTGCTCTGATCGGCGGCTTGGTGATCATGTTCAAAGTCAAGTCCGTTCGATAG
- a CDS encoding family 78 glycoside hydrolase catalytic domain, whose translation MPFDLTIDSDGDQFVVSGPTPRMSWKVPLGLGAQIGYELDATVDGASMPTVSADSPRHLHIAWPWAPLVSAQRVKWRVRVAGTEGASGWSEWSDFEAGLLDHDWQAKWISPVQGNDPGYGKRPAHTLSVEFDLTSDVQTARLYATALGVYEAFVNGDRAGTAELSPGASSYDKTLYAQASDVLTSLRIGTNRLKIVLSDGWFRGLVGAHRMPAQWGTVLGARLELHLVLANGARQIVRTNENWTSVPSAITRADLMDGQTVDLTSVPDVPRAVLVDRVSAPAIDWSPAPAVRVVGSRKPATLRKIETGVWIADFGQNASGWIALADLGPVGTRTTIDYGEYVGPDGDLSTAHLDSSRPGEEPTAFVQRDEVVSAGDNQVFEPRHTVHGFQYARIRRQTADLDPASVTMRIVHSDLQRTGTFACSDPDLNRLHEIAEWSFLGNAVDVPTDCPTRERLAWTGDYQVFAPTATRLYDVLGFSRKWLRSVRDDQLDDGRIANFSPDGRQIKRNLDDQFAMMTGSAGWGDAITIVPWELYEAYGDREVLVENWDAMVRWVDWALHTSATARHHSRIERSTEPLPHEQYLWDGSFHWGEWTEPKAKAADGSRIDPIKHNPMAWFMADKGEVGTAFLYRSVSILARTAEVLSRMDDAERYAETAHRIRDAWRTEFLHGDGRTLGDTQASYVRALSFGLVPDELRAPAARRLVELIRAAGTHLGTGFLATGDLLPVLCDSGHSDVAYELLFQRSAPSWLYMVDRGATTIWEDWDGIDEDGNAHESLNHYSKGAVIRFLHTHTLGLRQAPTSIAWESFIVQPVRGENVTWASGSHETPQGLIRVEWRIEDAEMEITVDVPPSSSAVILFPDGSSELAAAGHFRGRRTLPNPA comes from the coding sequence ATGCCATTTGATTTGACGATCGACAGCGACGGCGACCAGTTCGTCGTCTCGGGCCCGACGCCCCGGATGTCCTGGAAAGTGCCGTTGGGGTTGGGCGCGCAGATCGGGTATGAACTGGATGCGACAGTCGACGGCGCATCCATGCCGACGGTCTCGGCTGACTCGCCCCGTCATCTGCACATTGCGTGGCCATGGGCGCCGCTCGTGAGCGCGCAGCGCGTGAAGTGGCGGGTGCGCGTCGCTGGAACAGAGGGCGCTTCGGGCTGGTCGGAATGGAGCGACTTCGAAGCCGGACTGCTTGACCATGACTGGCAGGCGAAGTGGATCTCGCCCGTACAAGGCAACGATCCTGGCTACGGCAAACGCCCGGCGCACACGCTCTCCGTGGAGTTTGATCTCACCTCCGATGTGCAAACAGCCCGGTTGTACGCGACCGCGCTCGGCGTCTATGAAGCCTTTGTCAATGGGGATCGTGCGGGCACCGCCGAGTTGTCTCCCGGTGCGAGCTCCTACGACAAAACCCTGTACGCACAGGCATCCGATGTACTCACCAGCCTTCGGATCGGCACGAATCGTCTCAAAATCGTGCTGTCGGACGGCTGGTTTCGGGGGTTGGTCGGCGCTCACCGTATGCCCGCCCAATGGGGAACGGTGCTCGGTGCTCGACTCGAGCTCCACCTTGTTCTCGCGAACGGCGCGCGCCAGATCGTGCGCACAAACGAGAACTGGACGAGCGTGCCATCCGCCATCACTCGGGCGGACCTCATGGACGGCCAGACGGTGGATCTGACGAGTGTTCCAGATGTGCCGCGCGCTGTACTTGTTGACAGGGTGTCGGCTCCCGCGATCGACTGGTCGCCCGCGCCCGCAGTGCGTGTGGTCGGTAGTCGCAAGCCGGCGACGCTCCGAAAGATCGAAACCGGTGTCTGGATTGCGGATTTCGGCCAGAACGCATCCGGATGGATCGCGCTTGCCGATCTTGGCCCGGTCGGCACACGCACGACGATCGACTATGGCGAATACGTGGGCCCGGATGGGGACCTCTCCACCGCGCATCTGGACTCCTCACGTCCCGGGGAGGAGCCGACAGCATTCGTGCAGCGCGATGAGGTCGTCTCCGCCGGAGACAACCAAGTCTTCGAACCGCGCCACACTGTGCATGGGTTCCAGTACGCACGCATCCGTCGCCAAACAGCCGATCTCGACCCGGCGAGTGTGACGATGCGGATCGTGCATTCTGATCTGCAGCGCACTGGAACTTTCGCCTGCAGCGACCCAGACCTGAACCGCCTCCATGAAATCGCCGAATGGAGTTTTCTCGGCAACGCCGTCGACGTGCCCACTGACTGCCCAACGCGTGAGCGACTCGCCTGGACGGGGGACTATCAGGTCTTCGCCCCCACAGCGACACGGCTCTACGACGTTCTGGGATTCAGCCGCAAGTGGCTGCGCTCGGTCAGGGACGACCAGCTCGACGACGGCCGGATCGCAAACTTCTCGCCGGATGGGCGGCAGATCAAGCGCAACCTTGACGACCAGTTCGCCATGATGACGGGATCGGCGGGTTGGGGCGACGCGATCACCATCGTTCCGTGGGAACTCTACGAGGCGTATGGAGATCGGGAAGTACTCGTCGAGAACTGGGACGCCATGGTCAGGTGGGTTGACTGGGCACTTCACACATCCGCCACGGCTCGTCATCATTCTCGAATTGAACGGTCCACCGAACCGCTGCCGCATGAGCAGTACCTCTGGGACGGATCTTTCCACTGGGGGGAGTGGACCGAACCCAAAGCGAAGGCTGCCGACGGCTCGCGAATCGACCCCATCAAGCACAATCCGATGGCGTGGTTCATGGCGGACAAAGGGGAGGTCGGTACCGCATTCCTGTACCGTTCGGTGTCGATCCTTGCTCGCACTGCAGAGGTGCTCAGTCGCATGGACGACGCCGAAAGATATGCGGAGACAGCACATCGCATCCGAGACGCATGGCGGACGGAATTCCTGCATGGGGACGGTCGAACTCTCGGTGACACTCAGGCCAGCTACGTGCGCGCACTGTCATTCGGGCTTGTCCCCGATGAACTCCGTGCGCCAGCCGCGCGCCGACTCGTCGAGCTGATTCGCGCTGCAGGCACGCACCTGGGAACAGGGTTTCTCGCGACCGGCGACCTCCTTCCGGTCTTATGTGACAGCGGGCACTCCGATGTGGCGTACGAGCTCCTCTTTCAGCGGTCGGCGCCATCGTGGCTCTACATGGTCGACCGCGGAGCGACCACGATCTGGGAGGACTGGGACGGCATCGACGAAGACGGCAACGCCCACGAGTCACTGAACCATTACAGCAAGGGCGCGGTGATCCGTTTTCTGCACACGCACACACTCGGGCTCCGGCAAGCCCCAACGTCAATCGCTTGGGAGTCCTTCATCGTGCAGCCGGTTCGAGGCGAGAACGTCACGTGGGCGTCGGGATCGCACGAGACCCCCCAAGGGCTCATTCGGGTCGAGTGGAGAATTGAGGATGCTGAAATGGAGATCACAGTTGACGTACCACCGAGTTCGTCGGCAGTGATTCTGTTTCCCGATGGGTCGTCGGAACTGGCGGCGGCCGGCCACTTCCGGGGGAGGCGTACTCTGCCGAACCCGGCGTAA
- a CDS encoding sugar phosphate isomerase/epimerase family protein, which produces MTTPRLSIQLYSIRDQLDDLDATMKRIAALGIDAVEPFSIFDRPLELGIALRAHGLSAPTGHAPFLSDEIEFGGRMVPLPPASIAFQAAAALGVEILFDPMVAPHRWRTPSDVASTAERLNVAAEEAAQLGLRVGYHNHSFEFHNFFDGVSAYEYFVSLLDERVALELDVFWAATAGQDVPALLGRLDTRVRALHLKDGVLAADPFAPAASYDPTALELCSFGQGELGLDRILGAATSSEFDVIEFDHFDGDIFEAIDQSATFMREVRGQAVTNLTHDIA; this is translated from the coding sequence ATGACCACGCCCCGGCTATCAATTCAGCTCTACAGCATCCGTGATCAGCTCGACGACCTCGATGCAACGATGAAGCGCATCGCCGCGCTCGGCATTGATGCCGTTGAGCCCTTCTCGATCTTCGACCGACCGCTCGAGCTGGGAATTGCGCTCCGCGCTCACGGTCTCAGCGCGCCGACCGGGCATGCGCCCTTCCTGTCTGACGAGATCGAATTTGGAGGGCGGATGGTCCCACTTCCCCCGGCATCGATCGCGTTCCAGGCGGCGGCCGCGCTCGGTGTTGAAATCCTGTTCGATCCGATGGTCGCCCCTCATCGGTGGCGGACGCCGTCCGACGTGGCAAGCACGGCAGAACGTCTGAATGTCGCCGCTGAAGAAGCGGCTCAGCTCGGCCTGCGAGTCGGGTACCACAACCACTCCTTCGAATTCCACAATTTCTTCGACGGAGTCTCCGCATACGAGTACTTCGTCTCACTTCTCGATGAGCGAGTTGCTCTCGAACTCGACGTCTTTTGGGCGGCGACGGCAGGCCAAGATGTCCCGGCACTCCTCGGCCGACTCGACACTCGGGTGCGTGCTCTGCATCTGAAAGACGGCGTGCTTGCTGCAGATCCGTTTGCCCCGGCAGCGAGCTACGATCCCACCGCTCTCGAGCTTTGCTCGTTCGGGCAGGGCGAGCTCGGTCTCGACCGCATTCTCGGCGCAGCAACGTCGAGTGAGTTTGATGTCATCGAGTTCGATCACTTCGATGGCGACATTTTCGAAGCAATTGACCAGTCTGCGACATTCATGCGCGAGGTTCGTGGGCAGGCCGTGACGAATCTCACGCACGACATTGCGTAA
- a CDS encoding mannitol dehydrogenase family protein — MSLVVPAHKRARTRPAPPVRIVHMGLGAFSRSHTAWYTAHAADAHEWGIAAYTGRSAYLAEALTAQDGLYTLIERSAGGDQAEVIESIVRAHPGDDLDSLFADIAAVTTSIVTLTITEAGYRSGADGAPDLTDPLVVADIAALRTLARGSDPGTLRLQTALGRLVWGLELRRRSHGTPLAVVSCDNLPDNGRHVGRSVVSLARSVLPETAMWCEQNISFVSSSVDRITPRISSQEQVALAARYGDGVPVLTEPFHDWVLAGDFPEGRPAWESSGARFTNELEPWEARKLWLLNGAHTLLACLGLLRGHVDVARAMADPVCRQAVEEFWSEAQRHLPEDLDLHGYRAALIERFTNPGIVHRLSQIVLDTPTKLRLRIAPVAERERRAGRSARGCATVLAAWMVASESGLAPASVSGIEAPTKDNSVAGALTAVSAELAEDFAFVTLIEQSVQQVKSLVSW, encoded by the coding sequence ATGAGCCTCGTCGTACCCGCGCACAAACGTGCGCGCACGCGGCCGGCCCCGCCGGTTCGAATCGTGCACATGGGGCTTGGCGCGTTCAGTCGTTCGCATACAGCGTGGTACACCGCTCACGCGGCCGATGCACACGAATGGGGCATCGCTGCATACACGGGCCGCAGTGCGTATCTCGCTGAAGCGCTTACCGCGCAGGATGGTTTGTACACGCTGATCGAGCGCTCCGCCGGTGGCGATCAGGCTGAAGTCATCGAGAGCATCGTACGCGCGCACCCGGGCGATGATCTCGATTCACTCTTCGCTGACATTGCGGCGGTCACAACGTCGATCGTGACTTTGACGATCACCGAGGCCGGCTATCGATCTGGGGCCGACGGGGCGCCAGACCTCACCGACCCGCTCGTTGTTGCCGACATTGCGGCGCTCCGGACGCTCGCCCGTGGAAGTGACCCCGGGACGTTGCGCCTCCAGACCGCACTCGGACGGCTTGTGTGGGGCCTCGAATTGCGGCGGCGGTCACACGGGACCCCGCTCGCCGTCGTCTCGTGCGACAACCTCCCCGACAACGGCAGGCACGTGGGGCGCAGCGTGGTTTCATTGGCACGTTCGGTGTTGCCAGAAACGGCGATGTGGTGTGAACAGAACATCTCGTTCGTGTCCTCATCCGTTGATCGAATCACCCCGCGCATATCAAGCCAGGAGCAGGTAGCTCTCGCTGCGCGCTACGGGGACGGCGTTCCTGTGCTCACAGAGCCTTTCCACGATTGGGTTCTCGCGGGCGATTTTCCGGAGGGTCGACCGGCGTGGGAGAGCTCTGGCGCACGATTCACCAACGAGCTCGAGCCATGGGAGGCGCGCAAACTGTGGCTGCTGAACGGTGCCCACACGCTGCTGGCATGCCTTGGTCTCCTGAGAGGGCACGTCGACGTTGCACGCGCCATGGCGGACCCCGTCTGTCGCCAGGCGGTCGAAGAGTTCTGGAGCGAAGCACAGCGCCACCTTCCCGAGGATTTGGACCTTCACGGCTATCGTGCCGCTCTGATCGAGCGCTTCACGAACCCGGGAATCGTTCACCGTCTGTCGCAAATTGTGCTCGACACACCAACGAAACTCCGCTTGCGCATCGCGCCGGTTGCAGAGCGGGAGCGCCGCGCCGGGCGCTCAGCACGCGGGTGTGCGACTGTCCTCGCTGCCTGGATGGTCGCCAGCGAAAGCGGCTTGGCGCCGGCATCCGTCTCCGGCATCGAGGCCCCGACCAAGGATAACTCCGTGGCCGGGGCGCTCACCGCTGTGAGCGCGGAACTAGCAGAGGATTTCGCATTCGTAACGCTCATCGAGCAATCGGTTCAGCAGGTGAAGAGCCTCGTGTCGTGGTGA
- the uxaC gene encoding glucuronate isomerase: MNEKLSSNRNDHDHDRLFPADPNTRGLARDLYQRVADAPIVSPHGHVPARWLAEDTPFPDPAALLVSHDHYVTRLLHASGVDLASLGLGGHAVDPREVWRIFAAHWHLFAGTASGYWIEQELRAELKIDTPLTPATADGIFDHIHELLGTAEFRPRALFERFGIEVLATTDDPLDDLADHAAIARSGLAGRVLPTFRPDRYLDPDAESFSLNVNRLLAATGEPATFVGYLSALAARRQHFIGHGAVSADHGVEELVTVEMSDADAERLFRVVIGGGASQQDRRAFTGHMLLRMAQLSIDDGLVMTIHAGVVRNHHTETHRRFGADTGHDFPRRTDFVGGLRPLLERFGLERDFHLVLFAVDETVYSREIGPMASFYPSVYIGAPWWFLDAPDAMLRFRSAVTESAGFSRGSGFIDDTRAFLSIPARHDTARRTDASFLARLVVEGRISVAAAGAIIDDIVGPQPKRVFKL; the protein is encoded by the coding sequence ATGAATGAAAAGCTCTCCTCGAATCGGAACGACCACGACCACGACCGCTTGTTTCCCGCTGACCCCAACACGCGCGGCCTGGCGCGGGATTTGTACCAACGTGTTGCGGACGCGCCTATCGTGTCTCCGCACGGGCACGTTCCCGCGCGATGGCTCGCCGAGGACACGCCTTTTCCGGATCCGGCTGCGCTGCTTGTCTCACACGATCACTACGTGACCAGACTGCTGCACGCCTCTGGAGTCGACCTCGCCTCGCTCGGGCTTGGCGGGCATGCGGTGGATCCGCGGGAGGTTTGGCGAATCTTCGCAGCTCACTGGCACCTCTTCGCAGGCACCGCCTCCGGGTACTGGATCGAGCAGGAACTGCGCGCCGAGCTCAAGATTGACACCCCTCTGACGCCTGCGACGGCAGATGGGATCTTTGACCACATTCACGAGTTGCTCGGGACTGCTGAGTTTCGTCCACGCGCGCTCTTCGAGCGATTCGGTATCGAAGTGCTCGCCACTACGGATGATCCGTTGGACGATCTCGCTGACCACGCGGCAATCGCGCGGAGCGGACTCGCCGGGCGGGTTCTGCCAACATTTCGGCCAGATCGCTACCTGGATCCGGATGCAGAAAGCTTCAGCCTGAACGTCAATCGGCTCCTGGCTGCGACCGGTGAGCCGGCAACATTTGTCGGATACTTGAGTGCGCTTGCGGCGCGCCGGCAACACTTCATCGGTCATGGAGCGGTCTCGGCTGACCACGGAGTTGAAGAGCTTGTCACTGTCGAGATGAGCGACGCCGATGCCGAGCGTCTTTTTCGAGTTGTCATCGGGGGTGGCGCGAGCCAGCAGGATCGACGCGCTTTCACTGGCCACATGTTGTTGCGCATGGCGCAGCTCAGCATCGACGATGGGCTGGTCATGACCATCCATGCCGGCGTTGTGCGCAACCACCACACGGAAACCCATCGGCGCTTCGGTGCAGACACAGGCCACGATTTTCCGCGACGCACAGATTTCGTCGGTGGGCTGCGGCCGCTTCTCGAACGATTTGGTCTCGAGCGAGACTTTCACCTGGTGCTATTTGCCGTGGATGAGACCGTGTATTCACGCGAGATCGGGCCGATGGCCAGCTTCTATCCCAGCGTGTATATCGGGGCTCCCTGGTGGTTCCTCGATGCTCCGGATGCGATGCTTCGCTTCCGGTCAGCAGTGACGGAGTCCGCGGGATTCTCTCGTGGTTCCGGATTCATCGATGACACGCGGGCATTCCTCTCGATCCCCGCGCGCCATGACACCGCGCGTCGAACCGATGCTTCATTCCTCGCCAGACTGGTCGTCGAGGGTCGCATTTCGGTTGCCGCCGCTGGGGCCATCATTGACGATATTGTCGGTCCGCAGCCGAAGCGGGTGTTCAAACTATGA